A single window of Bos javanicus breed banteng chromosome 19, ARS-OSU_banteng_1.0, whole genome shotgun sequence DNA harbors:
- the GOSR1 gene encoding Golgi SNAP receptor complex member 1 isoform X5 encodes MAAGTSNYWEDLRKQARQLENELDLKLVSFSKLCTSYSHSSARDGRRDRYSSDTTPLLNGSSQDRMFETMAIEIEQLLARLTGVNDKMAEYTNSAGVPSLNAALMHTLQRHRDILQDYTHEFHKTKANFVAIRERENLMGSVRKDIESYKSGSGVNNRRTELFLKEHDHLRNSDRLIEETISIAMATKENMTSQRGMLKSIQSKMNTLANSPKIVFLL; translated from the exons ATGGCGGCAGGAACGAGCAATTACTGGGAAG ATCTCAGGAAACAGGCTCGACAGCTGGAAAATGAACTTGACCTGAAACTAGTTTCCTTCAGTAAACTATGTACAAGTTACAGTCACAGCAGTGCCCGAGATGGAAGACGCGACAGGTATAG CTCTGACACAACACCCCTTTTAAATGGATCAAGCCAAGACAGAATGTTTGAAACTATGGCGATTGAGATTGAACAGCTTTTGGCAAGA cttACAGGAGTAAATGATAAAATGGCAGAATACACCAACAGCGCAGGTGTGCCCTCCTTGAATGCAGCACTGATGCACACGTTACAGCGACATAGAGACATACTGCAG GATTATACACATGAATTCCATAAAACCAAAGCAAACTTTGTGGCAATACGGGAAAGGGAGAATCTCATGGGATCAGTACGAAAGGATATTGA gtCATATAAAAGTGGGTCTGGAGTAAACAACAGAAGAACTGAACTATTTTTGAAAGAACATGACCACCTTCGAAA cTCAGACCGTCTAATAGAAGAGACAATAAG CATTGCTatggcaacaaaagaaaatatgactTCACAGAGAGGAATGTTGAAATCAATTCAGAGTAAAATGAACACTTTGGCTA
- the GOSR1 gene encoding Golgi SNAP receptor complex member 1 isoform X4, with translation MAAGTSNYWEDLRKQARQLENELDLKLVSFSKLCTSYSHSSARDGRRDSSDTTPLLNGSSQDRMFETMAIEIEQLLARLTGVNDKMAEYTNSAGVPSLNAALMHTLQRHRDILQDYTHEFHKTKANFVAIRERENLMGSVRKDIESYKSGSGVNNRRTELFLKEHDHLRNSDRLIEETIRFQKSSSGTKSFHIPFTLDSQNVIILPHLLFHFFFSELLVNKFTHDASLPLNISVSVFIS, from the exons ATGGCGGCAGGAACGAGCAATTACTGGGAAG ATCTCAGGAAACAGGCTCGACAGCTGGAAAATGAACTTGACCTGAAACTAGTTTCCTTCAGTAAACTATGTACAAGTTACAGTCACAGCAGTGCCCGAGATGGAAGACGCGACAG CTCTGACACAACACCCCTTTTAAATGGATCAAGCCAAGACAGAATGTTTGAAACTATGGCGATTGAGATTGAACAGCTTTTGGCAAGA cttACAGGAGTAAATGATAAAATGGCAGAATACACCAACAGCGCAGGTGTGCCCTCCTTGAATGCAGCACTGATGCACACGTTACAGCGACATAGAGACATACTGCAG GATTATACACATGAATTCCATAAAACCAAAGCAAACTTTGTGGCAATACGGGAAAGGGAGAATCTCATGGGATCAGTACGAAAGGATATTGA gtCATATAAAAGTGGGTCTGGAGTAAACAACAGAAGAACTGAACTATTTTTGAAAGAACATGACCACCTTCGAAA cTCAGACCGTCTAATAGAAGAGACAATAAG GTTTCAGAAAAGTTCCAGTGGTACTAAGAGTTTCCACATACCTTTTACCTTAGATTCTCAAAATGTTAtcattttgccacatttgctttttcacttttttttttctgaactacttgtaaataagttcacgcATGATGCCTCTTTACCTCTGAATATTTCAGTTTCAGTGTTCATATCCTGA
- the GOSR1 gene encoding Golgi SNAP receptor complex member 1 isoform X6, which produces MAAGTSNYWEDLRKQARQLENELDLKLVSFSKLCTSYSHSSARDGRRDSSDTTPLLNGSSQDRMFETMAIEIEQLLARLTGVNDKMAEYTNSAGVPSLNAALMHTLQRHRDILQDYTHEFHKTKANFVAIRERENLMGSVRKDIESYKSGSGVNNRRTELFLKEHDHLRNSDRLIEETISIAMATKENMTSQRGMLKSIQSKMNTLANSPKIVFLL; this is translated from the exons ATGGCGGCAGGAACGAGCAATTACTGGGAAG ATCTCAGGAAACAGGCTCGACAGCTGGAAAATGAACTTGACCTGAAACTAGTTTCCTTCAGTAAACTATGTACAAGTTACAGTCACAGCAGTGCCCGAGATGGAAGACGCGACAG CTCTGACACAACACCCCTTTTAAATGGATCAAGCCAAGACAGAATGTTTGAAACTATGGCGATTGAGATTGAACAGCTTTTGGCAAGA cttACAGGAGTAAATGATAAAATGGCAGAATACACCAACAGCGCAGGTGTGCCCTCCTTGAATGCAGCACTGATGCACACGTTACAGCGACATAGAGACATACTGCAG GATTATACACATGAATTCCATAAAACCAAAGCAAACTTTGTGGCAATACGGGAAAGGGAGAATCTCATGGGATCAGTACGAAAGGATATTGA gtCATATAAAAGTGGGTCTGGAGTAAACAACAGAAGAACTGAACTATTTTTGAAAGAACATGACCACCTTCGAAA cTCAGACCGTCTAATAGAAGAGACAATAAG CATTGCTatggcaacaaaagaaaatatgactTCACAGAGAGGAATGTTGAAATCAATTCAGAGTAAAATGAACACTTTGGCTA
- the GOSR1 gene encoding Golgi SNAP receptor complex member 1 isoform X3, whose translation MAAGTSNYWEDLRKQARQLENELDLKLVSFSKLCTSYSHSSARDGRRDRYSSDTTPLLNGSSQDRMFETMAIEIEQLLARLTGVNDKMAEYTNSAGVPSLNAALMHTLQRHRDILQDYTHEFHKTKANFVAIRERENLMGSVRKDIESYKSGSGVNNRRTELFLKEHDHLRNSDRLIEETIRFQKSSSGTKSFHIPFTLDSQNVIILPHLLFHFFFSELLVNKFTHDASLPLNISVSVFIS comes from the exons ATGGCGGCAGGAACGAGCAATTACTGGGAAG ATCTCAGGAAACAGGCTCGACAGCTGGAAAATGAACTTGACCTGAAACTAGTTTCCTTCAGTAAACTATGTACAAGTTACAGTCACAGCAGTGCCCGAGATGGAAGACGCGACAGGTATAG CTCTGACACAACACCCCTTTTAAATGGATCAAGCCAAGACAGAATGTTTGAAACTATGGCGATTGAGATTGAACAGCTTTTGGCAAGA cttACAGGAGTAAATGATAAAATGGCAGAATACACCAACAGCGCAGGTGTGCCCTCCTTGAATGCAGCACTGATGCACACGTTACAGCGACATAGAGACATACTGCAG GATTATACACATGAATTCCATAAAACCAAAGCAAACTTTGTGGCAATACGGGAAAGGGAGAATCTCATGGGATCAGTACGAAAGGATATTGA gtCATATAAAAGTGGGTCTGGAGTAAACAACAGAAGAACTGAACTATTTTTGAAAGAACATGACCACCTTCGAAA cTCAGACCGTCTAATAGAAGAGACAATAAG GTTTCAGAAAAGTTCCAGTGGTACTAAGAGTTTCCACATACCTTTTACCTTAGATTCTCAAAATGTTAtcattttgccacatttgctttttcacttttttttttctgaactacttgtaaataagttcacgcATGATGCCTCTTTACCTCTGAATATTTCAGTTTCAGTGTTCATATCCTGA